The Paracoccus sp. MA DNA segment TTCCTGTCGCGGGTCGGGCTGAAGCATCCGGTCGGCGAAGCGGGCCGCACCGGGCTTGAGATGATCTGGAACCGCCCCACTTTCGAGATCAACGGCATCAGCGGCGGTTATACCGGCGAGGGCTTCAAGACCGTCCTGCCCGCCGAGGCCCGCGCCAAGGTCAGCTTCCGCCTGACCGGCGCGCAGGACCCCGAGCGCATCCGCGAGAGTTTTCGCGCCCATGTCCGCGCCGCCTTGCCCGCCGATTGCACGGTGGCCTTCCACGGCCATGGCGCCAGCCCGGCCAGCCGCATGGACATCTCGGACCCGGCCTTCGCGGCGGCCAAGGCGGCGCTGACGCAGGAATGGGGCCGCGAGGCGGCCTATATCGGCGCCGGCGGCTCGATCCCCATCGCCGGCGATTTCAAGGAGATCCTAGGCATGGATTCCATGCTGATCGGCTTTGCCCGCGACGACGACCGCATCCATTCGCCGAACGAGAAATACGACCTGCAGAGCTTTGCCAAGGGCGCGCGCAGCTGGGCGCGCATCCTCGCGGCCTTGGCCTGAACCCGGCGGCGCAGGCATCCCGGCCCCAAGGGCCGCAGGATGCTTCGCGGGGTGCGCCCCAGCGCATCCTGCCCGCCCGGATGCGGCCGCGTTGTTCATGTCGGCAGCACCGGCAAAGGCGCGCATCCTCGCTGCGCGCTGCTGCGGCCCTAGGCCGCCCGAACCGGACGCGCCGGACGGCCTCCGATCCGGCCGGCGGCCCGCGCCCTCGGACGGCTTAGGCCCGCCGCCAGCCCGGCGCGGCGGCTTGGCTGGGCTTGTCAGGCAGATGTGCAGCGGCCCGCAAGTCTCCGGGCCAAGAAAAAGGGCGCCCGAAGGCGCCCCGTGCCGGCTTGGGCAAGGCGATCAGGCCGCGCGGGCGGTCAGCACGGTCTCGACCCTTTTCTGGGCGCCGGCCTCGTCCATGCCGCTGACCGCGGCGACCTCGCGGGTCAGGCGGTCCAGCGCCGCCTCGTAGAGCTGGCGCTCGGAATAGGACTGCTCGCGCTGATCGTCGTTGCGATGCAGGTCGCGCACCACCTCGGCGATCGACATCAGGTCGCCCGAATTGATCTTTTGCTCATATTCCTGGGCGCGGCGCGACCACATGGCGCGCTTGACCCGGGCCTTGCCCTTCAGCGTGTCCAGGGCGCGTTCGACCAGGTCGGGGGTCGAAAGGCCGCGCATGCCGATCTCGGCGGCGCGGGCGGTCGGCACGCGCAGGGTCATCTTGTCCTTTTCAAAGGAAATCACGAACATTTCGAGCCGCAGCCCGGCGACCTCCTGCTCTTCGATCGAAACGATGCGACCCACGCCATGGGTCGGATACACCACGAAATCATCGGGGCGGAATTCGGTCTTCTTGGCTTTCGACATTGGGCTTCCTTCGCAGCGGCGCCGCTACACGGCACAAAAACCCCCAAGGCGGGGCGAATCCCCCCTTACGGGTCAATATTGTTGTTCTTGCACTTC contains these protein-coding regions:
- a CDS encoding CarD family transcriptional regulator codes for the protein MSKAKKTEFRPDDFVVYPTHGVGRIVSIEEQEVAGLRLEMFVISFEKDKMTLRVPTARAAEIGMRGLSTPDLVERALDTLKGKARVKRAMWSRRAQEYEQKINSGDLMSIAEVVRDLHRNDDQREQSYSERQLYEAALDRLTREVAAVSGMDEAGAQKRVETVLTARAA